The following are from one region of the Arcobacter defluvii genome:
- a CDS encoding ribonucleotide-diphosphate reductase subunit beta, with translation MERKTNYNPDSKESLNDRRVFGGNSDGMINFTKMKYQWALNLWDTMEANTWFPREVQMTGDAKDYKFLTPAEKRMYDLVLSQLIFMDSLQTNNLMDNINPYITAPEINACLARQSYEEANHSKSYAVMVESISDNTDLIYDMWKNDAKLREKNKYIADVYKNLSGEITDEKIVLALFANQILEGLYFYAGFAAIYALGKSGKMLGSSQMIRFIQRDEVTHLLLFQNMINSVRKERPDLFTQELEETVRAMFRKAVELEASWGAYITQGQILGFTDGIIKQYIQYLADRRLEAVGYKPEYNVKHPIPWVDGYASFNDQRTNFFEGNVVNYSKGSIDFDDF, from the coding sequence GAGAGCTTAAATGATAGAAGAGTTTTTGGTGGAAATAGTGATGGAATGATCAATTTCACAAAAATGAAATATCAATGGGCATTGAATCTTTGGGATACAATGGAAGCAAATACTTGGTTTCCAAGAGAAGTTCAGATGACAGGTGATGCAAAGGATTATAAGTTTTTAACACCAGCTGAAAAAAGAATGTATGATTTAGTTTTAAGTCAGCTTATTTTTATGGATTCATTACAAACAAATAATTTGATGGATAATATAAATCCATATATAACTGCACCTGAAATAAATGCTTGTTTAGCAAGACAATCTTATGAAGAAGCGAATCATAGTAAATCTTATGCGGTTATGGTTGAGTCTATTTCAGATAATACAGATTTGATTTATGATATGTGGAAAAATGATGCAAAATTGAGAGAAAAAAACAAGTATATTGCAGATGTTTATAAAAATCTTTCAGGTGAAATCACTGATGAAAAGATTGTTTTAGCACTTTTTGCAAATCAGATTTTAGAAGGTTTATATTTTTATGCAGGATTTGCAGCTATTTATGCCCTTGGAAAATCAGGAAAAATGCTTGGGTCTTCACAAATGATTAGATTTATCCAAAGAGATGAAGTAACTCACCTTTTACTTTTCCAAAATATGATAAATAGTGTTAGAAAAGAAAGACCTGACTTATTCACACAAGAGTTAGAAGAAACTGTAAGAGCAATGTTCAGAAAAGCGGTAGAGCTTGAAGCATCTTGGGGAGCGTATATCACTCAAGGTCAAATTCTTGGATTTACAGATGGAATAATCAAACAATATATTCAATATTTAGCAGATAGAAGACTTGAAGCTGTTGGATATAAACCAGAATACAATGTAAAACATCCTATTCCATGGGTTGATGGTTATGCATCTTTCAATGACCAAAGAACGAATTTCTTCGAAGGGAATGTTGTGAATTATTCTAAGGGTTCTATTGATTTTGATGATTTTTAG